In one window of Opitutus sp. GAS368 DNA:
- a CDS encoding glycosyltransferase family 2 protein, with protein MNLPRLLAQLPAPPAGRSGWPWTVETAPPADAATVAWPRITIVMPSYQQAAFLEEGLRSVLLQNYPNLEFIVNDGGSKDGSAEIIARYAPFLAHWQSARDGGQGHAINQGFDRATGELVGWLNSDDFYLPGVLFATAREFLRGAPDIVYGDALNLFEEDGRAFQYWQGYWISRGFLQFGGLFSSHAIFWRRAVHERLWDELNCNVDGELWQRLVPGRHLRYLPLPLGVCRIHGETKSNAEQWRKKWQEDDERIWARHGRPTRSRIYRRWFNWSQRLFKWFTRRRNRPAKHALLAACQWPTPRWRGTLP; from the coding sequence ATGAATCTTCCCCGCCTCCTCGCCCAGCTGCCCGCCCCGCCGGCAGGGCGCTCCGGCTGGCCGTGGACGGTCGAAACCGCGCCGCCGGCGGACGCCGCGACGGTCGCCTGGCCGCGCATCACGATTGTCATGCCCAGTTACCAACAGGCGGCCTTTCTCGAGGAAGGCCTGCGCTCGGTGCTCCTGCAGAACTATCCCAACCTCGAGTTCATCGTGAACGATGGTGGCTCCAAAGACGGTTCCGCGGAAATCATCGCGCGCTACGCCCCGTTCCTCGCCCACTGGCAATCGGCTCGGGACGGGGGCCAGGGCCACGCGATCAACCAGGGTTTCGACCGCGCCACCGGCGAGCTCGTGGGCTGGCTCAACAGCGACGATTTCTACCTTCCCGGCGTGCTCTTCGCCACCGCCCGCGAATTCCTCCGCGGCGCGCCGGACATCGTCTACGGCGACGCCCTCAACCTCTTTGAGGAGGACGGGCGCGCGTTCCAATACTGGCAGGGCTACTGGATCAGCCGGGGCTTCCTCCAATTCGGCGGCCTGTTCTCCTCCCACGCGATCTTCTGGCGCCGGGCGGTCCACGAACGGCTGTGGGACGAGCTCAACTGCAACGTCGACGGCGAACTCTGGCAGCGCCTCGTGCCCGGCCGCCACCTGCGCTACCTGCCGCTGCCGCTCGGGGTCTGCCGCATCCACGGCGAGACGAAGAGCAACGCGGAACAGTGGCGCAAGAAGTGGCAGGAGGACGACGAGCGCATCTGGGCGCGCCACGGCCGACCGACCCGCAGCCGGATCTACCGCCGCTGGTTCAATTGGAGCCAGCGCCTGTTCAAGTGGTTCACCCGCCGCCGCAACCGGCCCGCCAAGCACGCCCTGCTCGCCGCCTGCCAGTGGCCCACGCCGCGCTGGCGCGGCACCCTGCCATGA
- a CDS encoding glycosyltransferase family 2 protein — protein sequence MSRPTLALCIPAYNATGFLGRLLAGARAQTIPFDEIWVYDDASTDGTAALAEKLGARVVRGEKNAGCSHGKNAVAARCTSTWLHFHDADDALEPNFVATARRWMERPDAPDVVLFNYRTLEDGTERPLGIREFDGAALRADALAYCLAEQINPFCGLYRREPFLAAGGWDEDYQVLQSEDQAGHLRLALAGLRFDADPTYTVINYIRAGSMTTSNLAGAQRSTYHVLAKGAAAAPARYLPIIARRLWITAGFSGAYNDWENADRAAALARRIAPALPPVGGPLMRFGARHFPRLTLRLREKLIRLFRPSARAEPVYQRAPKIRPGT from the coding sequence ATGAGCCGTCCGACGCTCGCCCTCTGCATTCCCGCGTATAACGCCACCGGGTTTCTCGGCCGCCTGCTGGCCGGGGCGCGCGCACAGACGATACCGTTCGACGAGATCTGGGTCTATGACGACGCCAGCACGGACGGGACGGCGGCTCTCGCCGAGAAACTGGGCGCGCGCGTCGTGCGCGGGGAAAAGAACGCCGGCTGCTCCCACGGCAAGAACGCCGTCGCCGCCCGTTGCACCAGCACCTGGCTGCACTTCCACGACGCCGACGACGCGCTCGAGCCCAACTTCGTCGCGACCGCCCGCCGCTGGATGGAGCGCCCGGATGCGCCCGACGTGGTGCTTTTCAACTACCGCACGCTGGAGGACGGGACCGAGCGCCCGCTCGGCATCCGCGAGTTCGACGGCGCCGCCCTGCGCGCCGATGCCCTCGCCTACTGCCTCGCCGAGCAGATCAACCCGTTCTGCGGCCTCTACCGCCGCGAACCCTTCCTCGCCGCCGGGGGCTGGGACGAGGACTACCAGGTGCTGCAGAGCGAGGACCAGGCCGGCCACCTGCGCCTCGCGCTCGCCGGCCTGCGCTTCGACGCCGATCCGACCTACACCGTCATCAACTACATCCGGGCCGGCTCCATGACGACCAGCAATCTCGCCGGCGCCCAGCGTTCCACTTACCACGTGCTCGCGAAGGGCGCCGCTGCCGCACCGGCGCGTTATCTCCCGATCATCGCCCGCCGCCTGTGGATCACGGCCGGGTTCTCCGGCGCCTACAATGACTGGGAGAACGCCGACCGCGCCGCGGCGCTGGCACGGCGCATCGCCCCGGCCCTGCCGCCGGTGGGCGGCCCGCTCATGCGGTTCGGTGCCCGCCATTTCCCACGGCTGACTCTGCGGCTCCGCGAAAAGCTTATCCGCCTGTTCCGGCCCTCGGCCCGCGCCGAACCGGTTTATCAGCGCGCGCCCAAAATCCGCCCCGGGACATGA
- a CDS encoding glycosyltransferase family 2 protein, translating into MNPLITVVIPCYNAAPWMAGTIASVRAQTWRRYEIILVNDGSKDGSGEIADRLAGPDLQVVHQANAGQCAAFNRGLALAQGDYIEYLDADDLLAADKLQIQIERLQQLPPGWIASGAWGRFAENPAETKFEPEAVWRDLSPVEWLVTSWQGGGMMHGAAWLVPRSVAQAAGLWDERLSLINDFDYFSRVLLASQGIAFCARARTYYRSGLAGSLSASTSRRAWDSAFLSTELGTKSLLAREDSPRTRAAAAINWQRLIYSAYPFVPDLVRKGEAEVRRLGGCELEIGGGPVFQVLRRVLGWKPARRAQVFGRRLFKR; encoded by the coding sequence ATGAACCCGCTCATTACCGTCGTCATTCCCTGCTACAATGCGGCGCCCTGGATGGCCGGCACCATCGCCTCCGTGCGGGCCCAGACGTGGCGGCGCTACGAGATCATCCTGGTCAATGACGGCTCGAAGGACGGCTCCGGCGAAATCGCCGACCGGCTGGCCGGCCCGGACCTACAGGTGGTGCACCAGGCCAATGCGGGCCAATGCGCGGCGTTCAACCGCGGGCTGGCCCTCGCCCAGGGGGATTACATCGAATACCTCGACGCCGACGACCTGCTCGCAGCGGACAAGCTGCAGATCCAGATCGAGCGCCTGCAGCAGCTGCCGCCCGGTTGGATCGCCTCCGGCGCCTGGGGCCGTTTCGCGGAGAATCCCGCGGAGACGAAGTTCGAACCCGAGGCCGTGTGGCGCGACCTGTCGCCGGTGGAATGGCTGGTCACTTCCTGGCAGGGCGGCGGCATGATGCACGGGGCCGCCTGGTTGGTGCCGCGGTCGGTGGCGCAGGCCGCCGGCCTGTGGGACGAACGGCTTTCGCTCATCAACGACTTTGATTATTTCTCCCGCGTCCTTCTGGCCAGCCAGGGAATTGCGTTCTGTGCCCGGGCCCGCACCTACTACCGCTCCGGCCTGGCCGGCAGCCTGAGCGCCAGCACCAGCCGGCGGGCCTGGGACTCGGCCTTTCTCTCCACCGAGCTCGGCACGAAGTCGCTCCTCGCCCGCGAGGACAGCCCGCGCACGCGTGCCGCCGCGGCCATCAACTGGCAGCGGCTGATCTACTCGGCCTATCCCTTCGTGCCCGATCTGGTCCGGAAGGGCGAAGCGGAAGTTCGCCGCCTCGGTGGCTGCGAACTCGAGATCGGCGGCGGGCCCGTCTTCCAGGTCCTGCGCCGTGTCCTCGGCTGGAAACCCGCCCGCCGCGCCCAGGTGTTCGGCCGCCGCCTCTTCAAACGCTGA
- a CDS encoding glycosyltransferase: protein MRIFLSSQQALRRHAVPAYAFWEYYFRNGLLEAGHEIVEAPGVDWAEGLTTMAPVARQRWLADTWGRTVDFIRAEHARRPIGMFLGYLFPNQVEPSAVDAIRVLGIPCVNFFCDNVREFTRVPASFRPFDLHWVPEAGARAMYADAGLPLIYAPMALWIPPAYRTPPEREESDIIFLGSHDLLREDLLGDAVERGLPLRLHGAGWRDGGTTSAPPRGSPWRTLQNQFAFLRDHGLRGLAMRATYQHHRPRNPAWIDRCWQPALLGDDYFRGTRESAVVIGINRYPSFRHSFSHPGRYSRLRDIEAPMLGACYLVEKAPGLEDLYEPGREIETYDNAAELVEKAGRLARDPGLRAGLRRLGQRRALSDHTLARTLTRIGERLGLPA, encoded by the coding sequence ATGCGCATCTTTCTCTCCAGCCAGCAGGCCCTCCGCCGGCACGCCGTGCCGGCCTACGCCTTTTGGGAATACTATTTCCGGAACGGCCTGCTCGAAGCCGGTCACGAGATCGTCGAGGCCCCCGGCGTCGACTGGGCTGAAGGCCTGACGACCATGGCGCCCGTGGCACGGCAGCGCTGGCTGGCCGACACCTGGGGACGCACCGTGGATTTCATCCGGGCGGAACATGCCCGCCGGCCCATCGGGATGTTTCTCGGCTACCTTTTCCCCAACCAGGTGGAACCGTCCGCCGTAGATGCCATCCGCGTCCTGGGCATCCCGTGCGTGAATTTTTTCTGCGACAACGTCCGCGAGTTCACGCGCGTGCCCGCCAGCTTCCGGCCCTTCGACCTGCACTGGGTGCCGGAAGCCGGGGCGCGGGCCATGTATGCGGACGCCGGGCTGCCGCTCATCTATGCCCCGATGGCGCTGTGGATTCCGCCGGCCTACCGCACTCCGCCGGAGCGCGAGGAATCCGACATCATCTTCCTCGGTTCGCACGACCTGCTCCGCGAGGACCTGCTCGGCGACGCCGTTGAACGCGGCCTGCCGCTGCGCCTGCACGGCGCCGGCTGGCGCGATGGTGGCACCACGTCCGCCCCGCCCCGCGGCTCCCCGTGGCGGACGCTCCAGAACCAGTTCGCCTTTCTCCGGGACCACGGCCTGCGCGGCCTTGCGATGCGCGCCACCTACCAGCACCACCGTCCGCGAAATCCCGCCTGGATCGACCGCTGCTGGCAGCCGGCCCTCTTGGGGGACGACTATTTCCGCGGCACCCGCGAGAGCGCCGTGGTCATCGGCATCAACCGCTACCCAAGCTTCCGGCATTCGTTTTCCCATCCCGGCCGCTATTCCCGCCTGCGCGACATCGAGGCGCCGATGCTGGGCGCCTGCTATCTGGTGGAAAAAGCGCCGGGCCTGGAGGATCTCTATGAGCCGGGTCGGGAGATCGAGACCTACGACAACGCCGCCGAACTCGTCGAGAAGGCCGGCCGGCTCGCCCGCGATCCCGGATTGCGGGCTGGGCTGCGCCGCCTCGGCCAGCGGCGCGCGCTGTCCGATCACACTTTGGCCCGCACCCTCACCCGCATCGGCGAACGTCTCGGTCTTCCCGCATGA
- a CDS encoding acyltransferase — protein sequence MTAARPLNAELEGVRGLACLMVACSHVFYVTHLDPTVTLPGWLHHLEAGQTGVLVFFVLSGYLISWTNPGDCTAENRRAYLWRRFVRLGPIYYAALALTFAVLFWRRDPAPPSMVIALLAGAHNFNDYFGLHVPPPMVNGPLWSLNYEILYYGLFILLWRFSPRLGWVFLPAAVATVLGWFTPQWMPLFLASYACGWLYWAAGWWLARLPELPATAPAPAAVTWLLLVFAGHQIGGMVRVLNALGLHSQDAGMVTLGQLGGLPAILLLLAAVTRRRLPGAVWLAALAWISCVVPLAGMLWTGRLWSEPGWINGGIAVLLAVAALPIRSTGWLKSLAGLGRISYAFYVVHFPMLFLVLLLPLPGGTLPAYLGRVLVWAVTSLALACFLELRLQPWAKARLSPPRSALT from the coding sequence ATGACCGCGGCCCGTCCTCTCAATGCCGAGCTGGAAGGAGTGCGCGGGCTGGCCTGCCTGATGGTCGCCTGCAGCCACGTCTTTTATGTCACCCATCTCGACCCGACGGTGACGCTGCCGGGCTGGCTGCACCACCTCGAGGCCGGACAGACCGGTGTGCTCGTCTTCTTTGTGCTTTCGGGTTACCTGATCAGCTGGACCAATCCCGGCGACTGCACGGCGGAGAATCGCCGCGCCTACCTGTGGCGTCGCTTCGTCCGATTGGGCCCCATCTACTACGCCGCCCTGGCCCTGACATTTGCGGTGCTTTTCTGGCGCCGGGACCCGGCGCCTCCTTCCATGGTAATCGCGCTGCTGGCCGGCGCGCATAATTTCAACGACTACTTCGGCCTGCATGTGCCTCCGCCGATGGTCAACGGTCCGCTGTGGAGCTTGAACTACGAAATCCTGTATTACGGCCTGTTCATCCTCCTGTGGCGTTTCTCACCGCGCCTGGGCTGGGTTTTTCTCCCGGCGGCGGTGGCCACGGTGCTCGGCTGGTTCACGCCGCAATGGATGCCGCTGTTCCTCGCCAGCTATGCCTGCGGCTGGCTGTATTGGGCCGCCGGCTGGTGGCTCGCCCGCCTGCCGGAATTGCCGGCGACCGCGCCGGCCCCGGCCGCGGTCACCTGGCTGCTGCTGGTCTTTGCCGGCCACCAGATCGGCGGGATGGTGCGTGTCCTCAATGCCCTCGGCTTGCACAGTCAGGATGCCGGCATGGTGACATTGGGCCAGCTGGGGGGGCTGCCGGCGATCCTGCTGCTGCTCGCGGCGGTCACCCGGCGCCGGTTGCCCGGTGCGGTCTGGCTCGCCGCGCTGGCCTGGATATCCTGTGTGGTACCGCTGGCCGGCATGTTGTGGACGGGCCGGCTGTGGAGCGAGCCCGGTTGGATCAATGGCGGGATCGCGGTCCTCCTCGCCGTCGCGGCGCTTCCCATCCGGAGCACGGGCTGGTTGAAATCCTTGGCCGGGCTGGGGCGCATTTCCTACGCCTTCTACGTGGTGCACTTTCCGATGCTCTTCCTCGTGCTCCTGCTGCCGTTGCCCGGCGGCACCCTGCCCGCCTATCTGGGGCGCGTGCTTGTCTGGGCCGTTACCTCCCTCGCGTTGGCCTGTTTCCTCGAGCTACGCCTCCAGCCCTGGGCCAAGGCCCGCCTGTCCCCGCCCCGTTCTGCCCTGACGTGA
- a CDS encoding glycosyltransferase family 2 protein, with product MTPPVTLQISLAPSDHRLAAEILPHQIRTWRGQVAEILLTIDLHRSRGRFADGWAGGRDAILALANSIAGARVVAVDDGPEAMAAVSREFFGGRPIPRKDHRGGPYYSYFFALHAATHPRVLHCDADMMFGGGSPTWVAEACALLDENPDVLLTAPLPGPPAPDGRLRELPGRRLARPEFAYEFPDVSTRVFLLDRNRWRDRLGALRPGLAAPRGFILALLEGNPPRQLPERLLAAELERRHLRRIDFLGQAPGMWSLHPPYRGADFFAKLPALVRRVEAGDMPPEQLGFHDVCDQLVDWSEGRQRLAERRWWRRLREKK from the coding sequence ATGACGCCGCCCGTCACCCTCCAGATCAGCCTCGCCCCGTCGGACCACCGGCTGGCCGCTGAAATCCTGCCGCACCAGATCCGCACGTGGCGCGGGCAGGTGGCGGAAATCCTCCTGACCATCGACCTGCACCGCAGCCGCGGGCGGTTCGCCGACGGCTGGGCCGGGGGCCGCGACGCCATCCTCGCGCTGGCAAATTCCATCGCGGGCGCCCGGGTGGTCGCGGTCGACGACGGCCCGGAGGCCATGGCGGCGGTTTCGCGCGAGTTCTTCGGCGGCCGCCCGATCCCGCGCAAGGATCACCGCGGCGGGCCCTATTATTCCTATTTCTTCGCGTTGCATGCCGCGACTCACCCGCGGGTGCTGCATTGCGACGCCGACATGATGTTTGGCGGAGGTTCGCCGACCTGGGTCGCCGAGGCCTGCGCCCTGCTCGACGAAAACCCCGACGTGCTGCTCACGGCGCCGCTGCCGGGACCTCCGGCGCCGGACGGCCGCCTGCGCGAATTGCCCGGCCGGCGGCTCGCCCGCCCGGAGTTTGCCTACGAGTTTCCCGACGTCAGCACGCGGGTGTTCCTGCTGGACCGCAACCGGTGGCGCGACCGGCTCGGCGCACTGCGGCCCGGTTTGGCCGCGCCCCGCGGATTCATCCTGGCGCTCCTCGAGGGCAACCCCCCGCGGCAGCTGCCCGAGCGGCTGCTGGCGGCCGAGCTGGAGCGCCGCCACCTGCGCCGGATCGATTTTCTCGGCCAGGCCCCCGGCATGTGGTCGCTGCATCCCCCTTACCGTGGCGCGGACTTCTTTGCGAAACTGCCGGCACTGGTCCGCCGCGTCGAAGCCGGCGACATGCCACCGGAGCAGCTGGGCTTCCATGACGTCTGCGACCAGCTCGTCGACTGGTCCGAGGGCCGGCAGCGGCTCGCCGAGCGCCGCTGGTGGCGCCGTCTCCGGGAGAAAAAATAG
- a CDS encoding glycosyltransferase, translating into MARILIVSPGSPCRNPRPVKEAQTLGAAGHDVVLLTVSESPELDVLEKNLTAGAAYRHETVGRDPSRVAKLLQRVGIRLAVQATIAGFETLHALGAVAALRRRARAIPADLTIVHNELPHWIGCILLDEGRRVAADFEDWHSEDLLPADRRGRPLARLREVERRLLHEAAYVSTTSAALSAALAARYDSPPPVVITNAFPLQSEPRSGPAGQPPAFFWFSQTIGPGRGLEEFCAAWARTTHPSRLVLLGQIRGSFAERLRAGLPAAFRPRLAFLPLVPPGDLPAVIARHDIGLALEQPAIPSRDLTITNKILQYLNAGLAVIASGTAGQREVLARAPGAGLAVDPAQREAFTRQLDTLLADRAQIGAMGAAARRAAETVYCWEKESPRLIARVEAALAPPRRKP; encoded by the coding sequence ATGGCCCGCATCCTCATTGTCAGCCCCGGCAGCCCGTGCCGCAATCCGCGCCCCGTCAAGGAGGCGCAGACGCTGGGCGCGGCCGGACATGATGTGGTGCTGCTTACCGTGAGCGAGTCGCCCGAGCTGGATGTCCTGGAAAAGAACCTCACCGCGGGTGCGGCCTACCGGCACGAAACGGTCGGCCGGGACCCGTCTCGTGTGGCGAAGCTGCTCCAGCGGGTGGGCATCCGGCTGGCGGTGCAGGCGACCATCGCCGGCTTCGAGACGCTCCATGCCCTTGGCGCGGTCGCGGCGCTGCGCCGTCGCGCCCGGGCCATTCCCGCCGACCTGACCATCGTGCACAACGAGCTGCCCCACTGGATCGGCTGCATCCTGTTGGACGAGGGCCGCCGCGTCGCCGCGGATTTCGAGGACTGGCACTCCGAGGATTTGCTGCCGGCCGACCGCCGCGGCCGGCCGCTTGCACGCCTGCGCGAAGTCGAGCGCCGGCTGCTGCACGAGGCCGCCTACGTCTCGACCACGTCCGCGGCGCTCAGCGCGGCGCTCGCGGCGCGCTACGACAGTCCGCCGCCGGTGGTGATCACCAATGCGTTCCCGCTCCAATCGGAGCCGCGCTCCGGGCCGGCCGGCCAGCCGCCTGCGTTTTTCTGGTTCTCCCAAACCATCGGGCCCGGGCGGGGGCTCGAGGAATTTTGCGCCGCGTGGGCCCGGACGACGCATCCCAGCCGTCTGGTGCTGTTGGGGCAAATCCGCGGGAGCTTCGCCGAGCGGCTGCGGGCGGGCCTGCCGGCGGCCTTCCGCCCCCGCCTCGCGTTCCTGCCGCTGGTGCCCCCCGGCGATCTGCCCGCGGTCATCGCCCGGCACGACATCGGCCTCGCCCTCGAGCAGCCGGCCATTCCCAGCCGCGACCTCACGATCACGAACAAGATCCTGCAATACCTCAATGCGGGCCTGGCGGTGATCGCCTCGGGCACGGCCGGCCAGCGCGAGGTGTTGGCCCGCGCCCCCGGTGCGGGCCTGGCCGTGGATCCGGCCCAGCGCGAGGCGTTCACCCGGCAGCTCGACACCCTGCTCGCCGACCGGGCGCAAATCGGAGCGATGGGCGCCGCCGCCCGGCGGGCCGCTGAGACCGTCTATTGCTGGGAAAAAGAATCGCCCCGGCTGATCGCGCGGGTGGAGGCGGCGCTTGCGCCGCCCCGCCGCAAACCCTGA
- a CDS encoding glycosyltransferase, with protein sequence MPRLLIVSPHFPPVNTPDMQRVRMSLPYFVDAGWEVVVLTVDDRQPLAPVEPDLLATVPRPVRVVRTGAFSRNWSRYLGMNNLGLRTLPHLYLRGRQLLKKEAFDLVYFSTTQFIVCVLGRVWHMEFDTPYVIDLQDPWLSDYYQQPGAPPPPGGWKYHFSHALAKHLERWTLRQCAHVVSVSGHYLLALRQRYRWFHEDSGSVLTFGAPDEDFAVAREKRTTAPALLPATASIKIAYAGRLGPDMRPALDVLFAAIARFKDAPRPFELFFFGTSYAPAGQGAASTTDLAARHGISHLVHEKTARIGYIDSLRIMLETDLALLLGSEDRAYSPSKVYPTLLASRPTLAVAPANSVLEAKIQELGGAALITFAPGAGGAADAAQNLSALLAGFAGNPGRPLGAPPQLAVLEQQYSAAAIARRQLEVFNRLIARSRTTPPPLPVAEYWPTLPPLQP encoded by the coding sequence ATGCCCCGGCTCCTGATTGTCTCCCCGCACTTTCCCCCGGTGAACACGCCGGACATGCAGCGCGTGCGGATGAGCCTGCCGTATTTTGTCGATGCGGGCTGGGAGGTGGTGGTCCTCACCGTCGACGACCGGCAGCCGCTCGCTCCCGTGGAGCCCGACCTGCTCGCCACCGTGCCGCGGCCGGTCCGCGTGGTGCGGACGGGGGCCTTTTCCCGCAACTGGTCGCGTTACCTCGGCATGAACAACCTCGGCTTGCGCACGCTGCCTCACCTCTACCTCCGCGGCCGGCAGCTGCTCAAGAAGGAAGCCTTCGACCTCGTCTATTTTTCCACCACCCAGTTCATCGTCTGCGTCCTCGGCCGGGTCTGGCACATGGAATTCGACACGCCCTACGTCATCGACCTGCAGGATCCCTGGCTGAGCGACTACTACCAGCAGCCGGGCGCGCCACCGCCGCCGGGCGGCTGGAAATACCACTTCTCGCATGCACTGGCCAAGCACCTCGAGCGCTGGACGCTGCGCCAGTGCGCGCACGTCGTCAGCGTTTCCGGGCATTACCTGCTCGCCCTGCGCCAGCGCTACCGCTGGTTTCACGAGGATTCCGGCTCCGTGCTGACCTTTGGCGCGCCGGACGAGGATTTTGCCGTCGCGCGGGAAAAACGGACGACAGCGCCGGCCCTGCTGCCCGCCACCGCCAGCATCAAGATCGCCTACGCCGGCCGGCTGGGCCCGGACATGCGCCCGGCCCTCGACGTCCTCTTTGCCGCCATCGCGCGATTCAAGGACGCGCCCCGGCCGTTTGAGCTGTTCTTTTTCGGCACTTCCTATGCTCCGGCGGGCCAGGGCGCGGCGTCGACGACCGACCTGGCGGCCCGCCATGGCATCAGCCACCTCGTGCACGAAAAAACGGCGCGCATCGGCTACATCGATTCGCTCCGCATCATGCTGGAGACCGATCTGGCGCTCCTGCTCGGCTCCGAAGATCGCGCCTATTCTCCTTCGAAGGTCTATCCCACGCTGCTCGCGAGCCGGCCGACGCTGGCGGTCGCCCCCGCCAACAGCGTGCTGGAAGCCAAGATCCAGGAACTGGGCGGGGCGGCGCTGATCACCTTTGCGCCGGGCGCGGGCGGGGCGGCCGACGCCGCGCAAAACCTGTCGGCGCTGCTGGCCGGTTTCGCCGGGAATCCCGGCCGGCCGCTCGGCGCCCCTCCGCAGCTGGCCGTGCTGGAGCAGCAATATTCGGCGGCCGCCATCGCCCGGCGCCAGCTGGAGGTTTTCAACCGCTTGATTGCGCGATCCCGCACCACCCCACCCCCTCTGCCAGTGGCGGAATATTGGCCCACCTTGCCGCCCCTCCAGCCATGA
- a CDS encoding PIG-L family deacetylase has protein sequence MKNVLRRVLGVGLAWLLRLRSQPYPFPPGVALVLAPHADDETLGCGGLLALKQARGDAVRVVFVTDSAGSPAVPGLSARRRDEALAALATLGLAHDCAHFLGAPDGRLNSLAPAEGARLTAALAALLAKLQPAEVFVPYLGGGSSEHDATVQLARVALASAGMSPRVWEYPVWAWWNPARLAGQLAQPAQNFHLKLGAVRARKRAALTCHASQCAGRPPALPSVLAALCTGPVEFYFHRQP, from the coding sequence ATGAAGAACGTCCTCCGTCGGGTGCTCGGCGTCGGACTGGCCTGGTTGCTGCGCCTGCGCAGCCAGCCCTATCCCTTTCCGCCCGGGGTGGCACTCGTGCTGGCTCCGCATGCGGATGACGAAACCCTCGGATGCGGCGGCCTGCTGGCGCTCAAGCAAGCGCGGGGCGACGCGGTCCGGGTGGTATTTGTCACGGACAGCGCCGGCTCGCCGGCGGTGCCCGGGCTGTCCGCCCGGCGCCGGGACGAGGCCCTCGCCGCGCTGGCAACGCTCGGGCTCGCGCACGACTGCGCTCATTTCCTCGGCGCCCCCGACGGGCGGTTGAACTCTCTGGCCCCGGCGGAGGGGGCGAGACTGACCGCCGCCCTCGCGGCGCTGCTGGCAAAACTCCAGCCCGCGGAAGTCTTCGTCCCCTATCTCGGCGGCGGCAGCAGCGAGCACGATGCCACCGTCCAGCTTGCCCGGGTGGCCCTCGCGTCGGCGGGAATGTCCCCGCGGGTCTGGGAGTATCCCGTGTGGGCGTGGTGGAATCCCGCCCGTCTGGCCGGGCAGCTGGCGCAACCCGCGCAAAACTTCCATCTCAAGCTGGGGGCCGTCCGCGCCCGGAAGCGCGCGGCCCTCACCTGCCACGCCAGCCAGTGCGCCGGCCGGCCGCCGGCCCTGCCCAGCGTGCTCGCCGCGCTGTGCACCGGCCCGGTCGAATTCTACTTTCACCGGCAGCCCTGA
- a CDS encoding class I SAM-dependent methyltransferase: MDSLKRLPSRLWQKFVGDPAGLGRPAPAEVFDREYRSGSWDHFSDSTELPRYLALAGAIHHHYPEKPAVLDLGCGNGRLAEVFQPHPFSRYVGVDLSTAGLERARTLALPRVEFLLGDYETWRPAGRFDAIVFNESIGYARDPAATLAAFRAVLTPGGLFFISLFRFGHAAAQWRRLAGICATVAAAAVTDASGEKTWDIKVLRPRP, translated from the coding sequence ATGGATTCCCTCAAACGCCTCCCCTCGCGCCTGTGGCAAAAATTCGTCGGGGACCCGGCGGGCCTCGGCCGCCCGGCCCCGGCGGAGGTGTTCGACCGCGAATACCGCAGCGGCAGCTGGGATCATTTCTCCGACTCCACCGAATTGCCGCGCTACCTGGCGCTCGCCGGCGCCATTCACCACCACTACCCCGAAAAGCCGGCCGTGCTCGACCTCGGTTGCGGCAACGGGCGGCTGGCCGAGGTTTTCCAACCCCACCCGTTCTCGCGCTATGTGGGTGTGGATCTGTCAACCGCGGGCCTCGAGCGCGCGCGGACCCTCGCCCTGCCCCGCGTGGAATTTCTCCTCGGCGACTACGAGACCTGGCGGCCCGCGGGCCGCTTCGATGCCATCGTATTCAACGAGAGCATCGGGTATGCCCGCGATCCGGCCGCCACCCTGGCGGCGTTCCGCGCGGTGCTCACGCCCGGCGGACTTTTCTTCATCTCGCTGTTCCGCTTTGGCCACGCCGCGGCCCAATGGCGCCGCCTGGCCGGCATCTGCGCCACCGTGGCGGCGGCGGCCGTGACGGACGCGTCCGGCGAAAAAACCTGGGACATCAAGGTGCTGCGCCCCCGCCCATGA